The Pleurodeles waltl isolate 20211129_DDA chromosome 7, aPleWal1.hap1.20221129, whole genome shotgun sequence genome includes a region encoding these proteins:
- the LOC138246983 gene encoding SCAN domain-containing protein 3-like, with amino-acid sequence MDRFLLPKDGRALKQKGETDGEKRSAKIRSYDTSYLNFGFTCITINGEIRPQCVVCGITLANESLKPNKLKCHLEIIHGLLVGKNRDCFARKLEDIIHQKDTVKNLVSMPTYALKASYQVAYHIVKNKKPFTDGEKVILLAILDMARTMLGEKAVEKFKMVLISYTTVCRCISDMSEDIHRQLIAHLKSSLFALQLDEATDLSKKAHLIAYVRYCHKTVILEDFLFCKPIKGHATSAALFDILNDFLRSNYLKWESCVGICTDGAPSMCGARSGLKAKVLKVAPHVLWTHCMIHREALAVRNMDRELGDVLNSAVKNVNFIKAHPTGSRLFAIVCAEKEAEHDGLLFHTEVRWLSRGKVLNRISELRNEVRQFLLDVDPYKAEQVCNPRWLVLLAYLTDIFDKLNSLNLSLQGAESMSFTMYKKTPAFKKKLELWRRLIQDVLLEAFPCLPEALEDIGYELESAAEVIINHLTSRRDSLEKHFPKDTDHVNDWVLQPFLVGAGTNLPVHFQEDLIEVQSDRILQMHFNKNSFGEFWLTMSEKHSGLSKIAVKVLLPFSSSFLCEIGFSALAALKMKYYSRLEVEHILRMAVARIHPQIDRLSGEKQAHPSH; translated from the coding sequence ATGGATCGTTTCCTTCTGCCAAAAGATGGTAGGGCACTCAAACAAAAGGGTGAAACAGATGGTGAGAAAAGAAGTGCAAAAATTAGGTCATATGACACCTCCTACCTGAATTTTGGATTCACCTGCATCACCATAAATGGCGAAATTAGGCCACAGTGTGTTGTTTGTGGCATCACCTTGGCTAACGAAAGTCTGAAACCAAACAAATTAAAGTGTCACTTGGAAATTATACACGGTTTACTGGTAGGAAAGAATAGAGATTGTTTTGCCAGAAAActggaagacatcatccaccaaaaagacactgtgaAAAATCTGGTCTCCATGCCAACATATGCCTTGAAAGCATCTTACCAAGTGGCATACCACATTGTCAAAAACAAAAAGCCTTTTACAGATGGGGAAAAAGTGATTCTTCTAGCAATTCTTGACATGGCCAGGACAATGCTTGGTGAAAAAGCAGTGGAGAAGTTTAAAATGGTACTCATCTCATACACAACAGTTTGCCGTTGCATCTCTGACATGTCAGAGGACATCCACAGACAACTCATAGCACACTTGAAATCCAGTTTGTTTGCTTTGCAATTGGATGAAGCAACTGACTTATCTAAGAAAGCTCATTTAATTGCTTATGTCCGATACTGCCACAAAACTGTAATATTGGAAGATTTTTTATTCTGTAAACCAATCAAGGGACATGCAACATCAGCAGCCCTGTTTGATATTCTCAATGACTTCCTGCGCTCCAATTACTTAAAATGGGAGAGTTGTGTTGGGATCTGTACCGATGGTGCTCCGTCCATGTGTGGGGCTAGGTCAGGACTAAAAGCTAAAGTGTTGAAAGTGGCTCCTCATGTTCTATGGACCCACTGTATGATACACCGGGAAGCCCTTGCAGTCCGAAACATGGATAGAGAACTTGGGGATGTGTTGAATTCTGCTGTGAAAAATGTTAATTTCATAAAGGCGCACCCAACTGGATCTCGTCTGTTTGCAATTGTATGTGCCGAAAAGGAAGCTGAACATGATGGTTTGCTTTTCCATACAGAAGTACGATGGTTATCCAGAGGGAAGGTTCTGAATCGTATTTCTGAATTAAGAAATGAAGTACGACAGTTCCTTCTGGATGTGGACCCCTACAAAGCAGAACAGGTATGTAATCCCCGTTGGCTTGTGCTTTTAGCATACCTTACAGACATCTTTGATAAATTAAATTCCTTGAATTTGTCTTTACAAGGAGCTGAAAGTATGTCTTTCACCATGTACAAAAAAACACCAGCCTTCAAGAAGAAGCTGGAGTTGTGGAGAAGACTAATTCAAGATGTCCTACTTGAGGCATTCCCATGTTTACCAGAAGCTCTTGAGGACATTGGATATGAACTTGAAAGTGCTGCTGAGGTCATAATAAATCACTTGACTTCTCGCAGGGACAGTTTAGAAAAGCACTTTCCTAAGGACACTGATCATGTCAATGACTGGGTCCTTCAACCTTTTCTAGTGGGTGCAGGTACTAATCTTCCAGTGCACTTTCAAGAAGACCTAATTGAGGTCCAGAGTGACCGCATTCTCCAGATGCATTTCAACAAAAACTCATTTGGGGAATTTTGGCTGACAATGTCTGAAAAACATTCAGGTTTGTCAAAAATTGCAGTCAAGGTTCTTCTGCCTTTTAGCTCATCATTTTTATGTGAGATTGGGTTCTCAGCATTGGCAGCATTAAAGATGAAGTACTATTCAAGACTAGAGGTGGAGCACATCCTGAGGATGGCAGTAGCAAGAATACATCCACAAATTGACCGTCTCTCTGGAGAAAAACAGGCACATCCATCACACTAG